A window of the bacterium genome harbors these coding sequences:
- a CDS encoding arylesterase: MACGAGNVETSRGAGSAGSEATTLALAENAPRIVLFLGTSLTAGSGVAQSEAFPARIQERILAAGLPYRVINGGVSGDTSAGGLRRLDWLLRQAVDVLVLELGANDMLRGLDVASMRENLQTIVDRTREAHPEIRLVVAGMRAAPNLGEAYSSGFEASFPALASRNDARLIPFLLEGVVAVPDLNQPDGIHPTAEGHQIVAETVWQILEPILREPGGEG, encoded by the coding sequence ATGGCCTGCGGAGCCGGAAATGTCGAGACCTCCCGAGGGGCTGGCTCGGCAGGGTCCGAGGCCACGACGCTTGCTTTGGCGGAGAACGCGCCACGTATCGTGTTGTTCCTGGGCACGAGCCTCACCGCAGGCAGCGGCGTTGCCCAAAGCGAGGCGTTCCCGGCCCGCATCCAGGAGCGTATCCTGGCGGCGGGTTTGCCGTATCGCGTGATCAACGGTGGCGTGAGCGGAGATACCTCGGCGGGCGGCCTGCGCCGGCTCGATTGGCTGTTGCGGCAGGCCGTCGATGTCCTGGTCCTCGAACTCGGAGCGAATGACATGCTCCGCGGTCTGGACGTCGCCAGCATGCGCGAGAATCTCCAGACGATCGTGGACCGCACCCGGGAAGCCCACCCGGAGATCCGGCTGGTGGTCGCGGGGATGCGCGCCGCGCCCAATCTGGGTGAGGCGTACAGCAGCGGCTTCGAAGCCAGCTTTCCCGCGCTGGCGAGCCGGAACGATGCCCGCTTGATCCCCTTCCTGCTCGAAGGGGTGGTTGCGGTTCCGGATTTGAACCAACCGGACGGCATCCATCCAACGGCCGAGGGCCACCAGATCGTGGCCGAAACCGTCTGGCAGATCCTGGAGCCGATCCTTCGTGAGCCGGGCGGCGAGGGCTGA